A stretch of Macadamia integrifolia cultivar HAES 741 chromosome 7, SCU_Mint_v3, whole genome shotgun sequence DNA encodes these proteins:
- the LOC122084757 gene encoding uncharacterized acetyltransferase At3g50280-like, whose product MLTTANNKPGVDFVHAVADVSMADILSTIDVHPILQSFFLLDRRAINTLPLLAVQVTELVDGIFIACSFNHVVGDGSSYWHFFNAWAEICRIMVKGNHDYDNISRPPVLKRWFLDGHGPINLPFSHNDEFIDRHLPTVVLRDRFFYFSPQSIAKLKAMAKAECNTTTKSSFPALSAHVWRCIARVRRHLPSHQKTSCRLAINNRSRLNPPLSPDYFGNCVQTVNATVTVEELLRHGIGWAAWLFHEVLNGHNESKVKGWVEGWMKSPFIYQPSNFFDPCRVMMGSSPRFDMYGCDFGWGKAEAVRSGSANKFDGKVSSYPRRQGGGSVVEEVSLPPKCMNALESNPEFMDGCGVA is encoded by the coding sequence ATGTTGACAACTGCTAACAACAAACCAGGAGTGGATTTTGTCCATGCTGTTGCAGACGTGTCCATGGCAGATATCCTCTCCACCATCGACGTTCACCCCATCCTTCAATCATTCTTTCTGCTAGACAGAAGAGCTATCAACACCTTGCCTTTGCTGGCCGTGCAGGTGACTGAGTTAGTGGATGGTATCTTCATCGCATGCTCCTTCAACCACGTCGTCGGTGATGGCAGTTCTTACTGGCATTTCTTCAATGCTTGGGCCGAGATATGCAGGATTATGGTCAAGGGAAACCATGATTATGATAACATCTCCcgcccaccagtcctcaaacGCTGGTTTCTCGATGGCCATGGTCCAATCAACTTACCTTTCTCCCACAACGATGAGTTCATTGATAGACACCTTCCAACCGTGGTCCTCAGAGACAGGTTCTTCTATTTCTCACCACAATCCATTGCGAAACTCAAAGCTATGGCTAAAGCTGAGTGTAACACCACCACTAAATCCTCCTTCCCAGCCTTGTCTGCACATGTCTGGCGATGCATAGCACGGGTACGCCGTCATCTACCCAGCCACCAGAAAACAAGTTGCAGGTTAGCCATCAATAATAGATCAAGACTGAACCCACCATTATCTCCGGACTACTTTGGAAACTGCGTTCAGACTGTGAACGCAACGGTCACTGTTGAAGAACTTCTCAGGCATGGAATTGGGTGGGCGGCATGGCTATTTCACGAGGTTTTGAATGGCCACAATGAAAGTAAAGTGAAAGGGTGGGTGGAGGGGTGGATGAAGAGTCCTTTCATTTACCAGCCTAGCAATTTCTTCGATCCTTGTAGAGTCATGATGGGGAGCTCACCCAGATTCGATATGTATGGGTGCGACTTTGGGTGGGGAAAGGCAGAGGCTGTTCGAAGTGGGTCTGCAAACAAGTTCGATGGGAAAGTGTCTTCATACCCAAGGCGCCAAGGGGGAGGAAGTGTGGTCGAGGAGGTAAGCCTTCCGCCTAAGTGTATGAATGCCCTCGAGTCCAACCCAGAGTTTATGGATGGATGCGGTGTTGCTTAA